The following are from one region of the Variovorax sp. V213 genome:
- a CDS encoding lytic murein transglycosylase, with the protein MHPTSPPFPRSGRFALLAASAATAALLAGCASPPSTPAASGAKPTESTTGARPATAPAVPGQAAPDDAAIEQRFAKWVADFRATARAQGIGEATLRSAFDQVQYLPRVVELDRAQPEFTRTVWDYLDNAVTPQRVATGQDKLQQVRAEADAATARYGVPPAVVVAIWGMESNYGGNYGNTPVIDALATLGFEGRREDWARRELLAALKILGSGDIARDRMIGSWAGAMGQTQFLPSNFLAYAVDADGDGRRDIWGSMADVVASTANFLSRSGWQAGVPWGVEVRLPAGFDYGRADMAVRQSSAQWAAEGLRAIDDQPLPELADASILLPAGARGPAFLVGPNFRVVLRYNNSTNYALAVSLLAQRLGGGPGVQSPWPRDSAALSRSQMVELQTALSQRGFATGAADGVMGPATRDGLRRYQRSVGLPADGYPSTELLQRLQQP; encoded by the coding sequence ATGCATCCAACCAGTCCCCCCTTTCCGCGTTCCGGCAGGTTCGCGCTCCTGGCTGCATCCGCGGCCACGGCTGCGCTGCTGGCAGGCTGCGCGTCCCCTCCATCGACACCGGCCGCGTCAGGCGCGAAGCCGACGGAATCGACAACTGGTGCACGGCCCGCAACCGCGCCCGCTGTGCCAGGGCAGGCGGCCCCGGACGACGCGGCCATCGAACAGCGGTTCGCAAAATGGGTGGCAGATTTCCGCGCCACCGCGCGTGCGCAAGGCATCGGCGAGGCGACGCTGCGAAGCGCGTTCGACCAGGTCCAGTACCTGCCGCGCGTCGTCGAACTGGACCGCGCCCAGCCCGAATTCACGCGCACCGTCTGGGACTATCTCGACAACGCCGTCACGCCCCAACGCGTGGCGACCGGCCAGGACAAGTTGCAGCAGGTTCGCGCCGAAGCCGATGCGGCCACCGCGCGCTACGGCGTACCGCCCGCAGTGGTAGTCGCCATCTGGGGCATGGAGAGCAACTACGGCGGAAACTACGGCAATACCCCGGTCATCGATGCGCTGGCAACGCTCGGCTTCGAAGGGCGGCGCGAAGACTGGGCACGCCGCGAGTTGCTTGCGGCGCTGAAGATTCTCGGCAGCGGCGACATCGCGCGCGACCGGATGATCGGCTCCTGGGCCGGTGCCATGGGCCAGACCCAGTTCCTGCCGTCCAACTTCCTCGCCTATGCGGTGGATGCCGACGGTGACGGTCGGCGCGACATCTGGGGCAGCATGGCCGACGTCGTGGCCTCGACCGCGAACTTTCTCTCTCGTTCGGGCTGGCAGGCCGGCGTGCCCTGGGGCGTGGAGGTGCGGTTGCCGGCGGGCTTCGACTACGGCCGCGCCGACATGGCCGTGCGCCAGTCCAGCGCCCAATGGGCGGCCGAGGGGTTGCGCGCCATCGACGACCAGCCGCTGCCCGAGCTTGCCGACGCCAGCATCTTGCTGCCCGCGGGCGCCCGCGGCCCGGCCTTTTTGGTCGGGCCCAACTTTCGCGTTGTTCTGCGCTACAACAACTCGACCAACTATGCGCTCGCGGTAAGCCTTCTGGCGCAGCGCCTGGGCGGTGGGCCGGGCGTGCAGTCGCCCTGGCCAAGAGACTCGGCGGCGCTTTCGCGCAGCCAGATGGTCGAGCTGCAGACCGCGCTCAGCCAGCGCGGCTTTGCCACTGGTGCGGCCGATGGTGTGATGGGCCCCGCCACGCGCGATGGGCTGCGCCGCTACCAGCGCAGCGTCGGCCTGCCCGCGGACGGGTATCCGAGCACGGAGCTGCTGCAGCGCCTGCAACAGCCGTAG
- a CDS encoding DUF4142 domain-containing protein translates to MKTLETLLRALMLVGMATLAAGCAAPPEPVARAGTAGAARTSGLQDPQFITAAVGNGRYEIQASRLAMYRAASPEVRGYAQMLVDHHTRANNELRALVRDRGMRLPGVLPRGKYAKLDRLASAPGDEFDRTYIRLVGIEDHQTDIALFERASREARDPELRAWAGKTLPTLRSHLEAARSLSSALR, encoded by the coding sequence ATGAAAACGCTCGAAACCCTTCTGCGCGCACTCATGCTCGTTGGCATGGCGACGCTCGCCGCGGGGTGCGCGGCGCCGCCGGAGCCCGTGGCGCGCGCCGGCACCGCGGGCGCGGCGCGGACGAGCGGCCTTCAAGACCCGCAGTTCATCACCGCGGCGGTGGGCAATGGCCGCTACGAAATCCAGGCCTCGCGGTTGGCCATGTACCGCGCGGCCAGCCCCGAGGTGCGAGGGTATGCGCAGATGCTCGTCGACCACCACACACGCGCCAACAACGAACTCAGGGCCCTGGTGCGCGACAGGGGAATGCGGCTGCCCGGGGTGCTGCCGCGTGGCAAGTACGCCAAGCTGGACCGGCTGGCTTCGGCACCGGGAGACGAGTTCGATCGCACGTACATCCGGCTTGTGGGTATCGAAGACCACCAAACGGACATCGCGCTCTTCGAGCGTGCGAGCCGCGAGGCCCGCGACCCCGAGTTGAGGGCCTGGGCAGGCAAGACGCTGCCGACGCTGCGCTCGCATCTGGAGGCGGCCCGCTCGCTCAGCTCGGCATTGCGTTGA